The Flavobacteriales bacterium nucleotide sequence ATGGGATCGATATGGCGCATACCGATTTCGGGGACAATCTTTGGGTCAACCGAATGGAGGTTCCGGGCGATTCTACCGACAACGACAACAACGGATATGTCGATGACTACCTCGGCTGGAACGTTTACTCCGGAAACGACGACATCCAGGATGGATTTTGGGGCGGTTGGCACGGAACACCGGTGGCCGGGATCGTCGGCGCCCAAGGAAACGACGGCATTGGCGTTACCGGGGTCAATTGGAATGTGAAAATCATGATCATCGTGGGCGGACCCGGTGAGGCGAATGCCATCGCCTCTTATGGTTACATTCTAAACCAACGACGACGCTACAACACTACCGAAGGTGCTGAAGGGGCATACGTGGTCTCTACCAACGCCTCCTGGGGAATCGATTTCGGTCAACCCTCATCAGCTCCACTTTGGTGCAACATATACGACTCATTAGGGATCGAAGGAGTCCTGAGCTGTGGTGCTACGATCAACGAAAATCAGGACGTAGACGTTATCGGTGACCTTCCGACCGCCTGCCCGTCCGATTATTTGATCTCGGTGACGAACATGGACCAAAACGACCTCAAGGTCGTACAGGCCGGTTATGGAGACAGCACCATCGACATTGGCGCCTACGGTGCCGGAACCTACACAACCGATCTCGGTGGTGGACACGGAGGTTTTGGGGGCACATCAGGGGCTACCCCTCACGTAACCGGCACCCTCGGGCTCATGCATTCCATGGCCTGTGACGAGTTGATCGAACTCGCGAATAGCAACCCCGACTCAGCGGCCTTTTGGTTCCGTGAATTGCTTTTCCGAAGTGCCGTTCCCAATGCTTCACTCGCCGGACTGGTATCCACCGAAGGTAAACTCAACATGCTCGCTACTCTGGAGGAAGTAGAATACTTCTGCGATTCTTTGAGGACGATCGGGCTGAATGAACTGGGCCGTTCGGGTCTTTGGCAAGTTTATCCGAATCCTGCGACGAGCGAGTTGCACATCGTGCCGCTAGGCACCCAATCTGTAACCCACTACCGACTTTACAATGCGCTTGGTCAATGCGCTGCGGCCGGATCCCTGAGTGCAGGGTCGGAGCAGGTCGATATAAGATCGATCCAAGCGGGTTGGTATGTGCTTGAATTGCAGTCGTCCGAAGGTGCAGTAGAACGTCGAAAAATCGTTATAGAATAGCCGCGGGTTTCCTACTTTTGCGGCATGCAACAAGAGGATCAACTTAAAGCGATCGTATCGCACGCCAAGGAGTACGGATTCGTATTCCCGAGTAGCGAGGTGTACGACGGACTGAGCGCAGTTTACGATTACGGCCCCTATGGCGCCGAGCTCAAGAATAACATTAAGCAGTATTGGTGGAAATCGATGACTCAAATGCATGAGAATATCGTGGGTCTCGACACAGCCATCTTCATGCATCCGACCGTTTGGAAAGCATCGGGACACGTCGATGCGTTCAACGACCCAATGATCGACAACAAAGATTCGAAGAAGCGCTATCGCGCCGATGTGTTGATCGAGGATTACTGCGCTAAATTAGAGGCCAAGGCCGAAAAAGAGATCGAGAAGGCTCGCAAGCGGTTCGGTGACGATTTCGACGAAGCGCAGTTCGTGAGTACGCACCTGCGTGTAGTGCAGTATCGCGAAGAGCAGCAAACGATCATTCAGCGCATGGCCCGCTCTCTCGACGCGAAAAATCTGGCCGATGTTAAGGCGCTGATAGAAGAGTTGGGCATTGCCGACCCGGTATCGGGATCCAAGAATTGGACCGATGTCCGCCAATTCAACCTGATGTTTGGAACCGAAATGGGCTCTACGGCCGAGGGTTCGAATAAGGTGTATCTGAGACCCGAAACCGCTCAGGGGATCTTCGTAAACTTCTTGAACGTTCAAAAGAGCACCCGAATGAAGGTGCCTTTTGGTATCGCTCAAATCGGAAAAGCGTTCCGCAATGAGATCATCGCCCGTCAATTCATCTTCCGCATGCGTGAGTTCGAACAAATGGAGATGCAGTTTTTCGTTCGCCCGGGTGAGGAAATGAAGTGGTACCAGTTCTGGAAAGAAGAGCGCATGAAATGGCACCGAAACCTCGGAATTGGCGCCGATCGCTACCGTTTCCACGATCACGAAAAGTTGGCGCATTACGCAAATGCAGCGGCCGATATCGAATTCCGCTTCCCTATGGGTTTCAAAGAGTTGGAGGGAATCCACAGCCGGACCGATTTTGACCTGAAGAGCCACGAAGAACACAGCGGGCGTAAGTTGCAATACTTCGATCCAGAATTGGGTGAGAGCTATGTTCCCTATGTGGTAGAGACCTCGATCGGACTCGATCGTATGTTCCTGGCCGTCCTGAGTCATTCACTGAACGAGGAAACCTTGGAGGACGGATCGACCCGTACGGTAATGAATATTCCGCCCGTATTGGCCCCTGTAAAAGTGGCCGTACTTCCGCTCGTCAAGAAGGATGGGCTACCGGAAAAAGCGAGGGAGATCATGGATCGGCTCAAGCTTGAGTTCAATTGCCAATACGATGAGAAGGATGCAATCGGAAAGCGCTATCGTCGCCAAGACGCCATCGGCACGCCATATTGCGTCACGATCGACCACGATTCGCTCAACGACGATCAGGTAACGATTCGCGAACGCGACTCCATGTCGCA carries:
- a CDS encoding S8 family peptidase, which encodes MKRIFLLLALVLGLAVSAQESAAPNPGDVLVQLFPGNSVDQLIEDLNKEHPILALRAEAVLSAELRMYHLRFNPAVPVDQSIRWTVAHPAVVAAQGNRPTTLRTIPNDPLYSSQWQYNNLFNPAADLDAEEAWSISTGGLTIKGDTIVVAVIDDGIDMAHTDFGDNLWVNRMEVPGDSTDNDNNGYVDDYLGWNVYSGNDDIQDGFWGGWHGTPVAGIVGAQGNDGIGVTGVNWNVKIMIIVGGPGEANAIASYGYILNQRRRYNTTEGAEGAYVVSTNASWGIDFGQPSSAPLWCNIYDSLGIEGVLSCGATINENQDVDVIGDLPTACPSDYLISVTNMDQNDLKVVQAGYGDSTIDIGAYGAGTYTTDLGGGHGGFGGTSGATPHVTGTLGLMHSMACDELIELANSNPDSAAFWFRELLFRSAVPNASLAGLVSTEGKLNMLATLEEVEYFCDSLRTIGLNELGRSGLWQVYPNPATSELHIVPLGTQSVTHYRLYNALGQCAAAGSLSAGSEQVDIRSIQAGWYVLELQSSEGAVERRKIVIE
- a CDS encoding glycine--tRNA ligase; the protein is MQQEDQLKAIVSHAKEYGFVFPSSEVYDGLSAVYDYGPYGAELKNNIKQYWWKSMTQMHENIVGLDTAIFMHPTVWKASGHVDAFNDPMIDNKDSKKRYRADVLIEDYCAKLEAKAEKEIEKARKRFGDDFDEAQFVSTHLRVVQYREEQQTIIQRMARSLDAKNLADVKALIEELGIADPVSGSKNWTDVRQFNLMFGTEMGSTAEGSNKVYLRPETAQGIFVNFLNVQKSTRMKVPFGIAQIGKAFRNEIIARQFIFRMREFEQMEMQFFVRPGEEMKWYQFWKEERMKWHRNLGIGADRYRFHDHEKLAHYANAAADIEFRFPMGFKELEGIHSRTDFDLKSHEEHSGRKLQYFDPELGESYVPYVVETSIGLDRMFLAVLSHSLNEETLEDGSTRTVMNIPPVLAPVKVAVLPLVKKDGLPEKAREIMDRLKLEFNCQYDEKDAIGKRYRRQDAIGTPYCVTIDHDSLNDDQVTIRERDSMSQERVPVDRVVQILRDQSNWSKVLTS